In one Vanacampus margaritifer isolate UIUO_Vmar chromosome 11, RoL_Vmar_1.0, whole genome shotgun sequence genomic region, the following are encoded:
- the LOC144060557 gene encoding uncharacterized protein C22orf15-like: protein MFVTILFGESRMEMFNINCKLIHFVHNLKERCGVDLKDCVDLMNPNRTVVNLESKQLSVDLASSPLAERQHYALLQVSRNDNDGDRKYVSLLHNVSQSHPELKEPLRKVCNPGQEQDKKVTSVRRGHVRRRGPAGHSCRKNACQQ, encoded by the exons ATGTTTGTCACCATCCTGTTTGGAG AAAGCCGAATGGAAATGTTTAACATCAACTGCAAACTGATACACTTTGTCCACAATTTAAAGGAACGTTGTGGTGTGGACTTGAAAG ACTGTGTGGACCTAATGAACCCCAACAGGACAGTAGTGAACTTAGAAAGCAAGCAGCTCAGTGTTGATCTGGCCAGCAGCCCGCTGGCGGAGAGGCAGCACTATGCCCTCCTTCAAGTTTCTC GAAATGATAACGATGGAGACCGGAAATATGTTTCCCTCTTACACAATGTCAGCCAGAGTCATCCAGAATTAAAAG AGCCCCTGAGGAAAGTGTGCAACCCTGGCCAAGAGCAAGACAAGAAGGTCACCTCTGTGCGGAGAGGACACGTACGCAGGAGGGGTCCTGCCGGCCACAGCTGCAGAAAAAATGCCTGTCAACAATGA